The Allochromatium tepidum genome has a window encoding:
- the glgX gene encoding glycogen debranching protein GlgX, whose amino-acid sequence MPASNAPYPVLPGRRYPPGATVEDAGVNFSVYSRHATGAELLLYEDAASPEPFQVIRLDPRTNHTFFSWHLMVEDLPPGTHYTWRLEGPNDPHGHGWRFDPSVELVDPWARAINIAGWDRWRRQSQGVKPHDSPRAVVLAEEYDWEGDEPIRLSSEQMIIYELHVGGFTRHPSSGVRHPGTFLGLIEKIPYLKELGISHVELMPVMAFDEQDVPEPVWKAGLRNFWGYSSFGFFSPHPGFCVTPEQGTHRREFRDMVKALHRAGIGVILDVVFNHTSEGGAGGPTLTFKGFGNETFYCLDAIDKGIYLDFTGCGNTVNANHPLVTNFIIDALEYWVREMHVDGFRFDLASAMARDSDGRPLANPPVIWGIELSDTLAATKIIAEAWDAAGLYQVGTFPGYRWMEWNGRYRDSIRRFVRGDPGLVPEIATRISGSSDLYEANLRKPINSINFVTCHDGFTLWDLVSYNRKHNLANHEGNRDGTDDNLSWNCGTEGETPNLEVLTLRRRQAKNLLTLLFLSQGIPMLLAGDEVLRSQNGNNNAWCQDNEIGWLDWSLMERNAAMLRFVRGLIALRKRHRSLRHRHFLSGRPLPGGTLPDVVWHGLELNAPPWGDPESRILAFTLAPVCPDEALLHVMINMSDRALRFALPEITPARWYPALDTARASPTDVVPPEDQCPVEDGRQLVRSRSILVLEGRSGPGRSEANPT is encoded by the coding sequence ATGCCAGCCTCAAACGCTCCCTATCCCGTCCTGCCGGGACGACGCTATCCGCCCGGCGCGACCGTCGAGGACGCGGGCGTCAACTTCTCCGTCTACAGTCGGCACGCCACCGGGGCCGAACTGCTGCTCTACGAGGACGCCGCCAGTCCTGAGCCATTCCAGGTCATCCGGCTCGATCCGCGCACCAATCACACCTTCTTCTCCTGGCACCTGATGGTCGAGGATCTGCCGCCGGGCACTCATTACACCTGGCGCCTGGAAGGTCCGAACGACCCGCATGGCCACGGCTGGCGCTTCGATCCGAGCGTCGAGCTGGTCGACCCCTGGGCGCGCGCGATCAATATCGCCGGCTGGGACCGCTGGCGGCGCCAGAGTCAAGGCGTGAAGCCGCACGACTCGCCGCGCGCCGTCGTGCTCGCCGAAGAATACGACTGGGAGGGCGACGAACCCATCCGGCTGTCGAGCGAGCAGATGATCATCTATGAGCTGCACGTCGGCGGCTTCACCCGCCATCCCAGCTCGGGCGTCCGGCATCCCGGCACCTTTCTCGGCCTGATCGAGAAGATCCCCTATCTCAAGGAACTCGGCATCAGCCATGTCGAACTCATGCCGGTGATGGCCTTCGACGAACAGGACGTGCCGGAGCCGGTCTGGAAGGCCGGTCTGCGCAACTTCTGGGGCTACAGCAGTTTCGGCTTCTTCTCACCGCATCCGGGTTTCTGCGTCACCCCCGAACAGGGCACGCACAGACGCGAGTTCCGCGACATGGTCAAGGCGCTGCATCGCGCCGGCATCGGCGTCATCCTCGACGTGGTCTTCAACCACACCAGCGAGGGCGGGGCGGGCGGCCCCACGCTCACCTTCAAGGGCTTCGGCAACGAGACCTTCTACTGTCTGGATGCCATCGACAAGGGGATCTATCTCGACTTCACCGGCTGCGGCAACACGGTCAACGCCAATCATCCGCTCGTCACCAACTTCATCATCGACGCGCTCGAATACTGGGTGCGCGAGATGCACGTCGACGGCTTCCGCTTCGACCTGGCCAGCGCCATGGCGCGCGATTCCGATGGACGTCCACTGGCCAACCCGCCGGTGATCTGGGGCATCGAGCTGTCCGACACCCTGGCGGCGACCAAGATCATCGCCGAGGCCTGGGATGCCGCCGGGCTCTATCAGGTCGGCACCTTCCCCGGCTATCGCTGGATGGAATGGAACGGACGCTATCGCGACAGCATCCGGCGCTTCGTGCGCGGCGATCCGGGCCTGGTGCCCGAGATCGCCACCCGGATCTCGGGCAGCAGTGATCTCTACGAGGCCAATCTGCGCAAGCCGATCAACAGCATCAATTTCGTCACCTGTCACGACGGTTTCACGCTCTGGGATCTGGTCTCCTACAACCGCAAGCACAATCTGGCCAATCACGAGGGCAACCGCGACGGCACCGACGACAATCTGAGCTGGAACTGCGGCACCGAGGGCGAGACTCCGAACCTCGAGGTGCTGACCCTGCGCCGCCGTCAGGCCAAGAATCTGCTGACCCTGCTCTTTCTGAGCCAGGGCATCCCCATGCTGCTGGCCGGCGACGAGGTGCTGCGCTCGCAGAACGGCAACAACAATGCCTGGTGTCAGGACAACGAGATCGGTTGGCTCGACTGGTCGCTGATGGAGCGCAACGCGGCCATGCTGCGCTTCGTGCGCGGACTGATCGCACTGCGCAAGCGTCACCGCAGTCTGCGTCATCGTCACTTTCTCTCCGGCCGGCCGCTGCCGGGCGGCACCCTCCCCGACGTGGTCTGGCACGGGCTGGAACTGAACGCACCGCCCTGGGGCGATCCGGAGAGCCGGATCCTGGCCTTCACGCTCGCCCCGGTCTGTCCCGACGAGGCGTTGCTGCACGTCATGATCAACATGAGCGATCGCGCTCTGCGCTTCGCCCTGCCCGAGATCACCCCGGCGCGCTGGTATCCGGCCCTGGACACGGCGCGCGCCTCGCCGACCGACGTGGTGCCGCCCGAGGATCAGTGCCCCGTCGAGGACGGGCGTCAGTTGGTGCGTTCCAGGAGTATCCTGGTGCTCGAGGGGCGGTCAGGGCCAGGTCGCTCCGAGGCGAATCCAACCTAG
- a CDS encoding glycoside hydrolase family 57, whose protein sequence is MARTQIFHALGLHMHQPPGNLRLLFEANPREAEQILRCYERVARYAERYRDVARLHVSFSGILLEQLLDPDIVDRYRHIVDIPEMLERYRVADNIEMLGLGYYHPIFPLIPRADWSEQIERGRAIVERVFGRSPRGFWPPELAFSMEMIPALVRAGYEYVIVDGMHVRPEDGVNDIFRPYIACHDGVCITIVPRDRDVSNAQGRGLNPGWFRDDLSWRSTVSPRPDAARLFTTWSDGENGGWFRQTHEPSGFFGHFFAPYMEQCRAGDYSITPVLLGDHLDHWRPSTHARIQTGSWNVGASQAEDLSRWAGSEIQRRAVDEVHRLSERYWSLCRSRPDVYQIAGEALVCARRQILEAETSCFLYWGDAWIPYLQARTRPAAAALDAVEAALCAHPSMSRV, encoded by the coding sequence ATGGCTCGAACACAGATCTTTCATGCACTCGGCCTGCACATGCATCAGCCGCCGGGCAACCTGCGTCTGCTGTTCGAGGCCAATCCCCGGGAAGCCGAGCAGATCCTGCGCTGTTACGAGCGCGTCGCGCGCTACGCCGAACGCTATCGGGACGTGGCGCGGCTGCATGTGAGTTTTTCGGGGATCCTGCTGGAGCAGCTCCTCGATCCGGACATCGTCGATCGCTACCGTCATATCGTCGACATCCCCGAGATGCTCGAACGCTACCGCGTCGCCGACAACATCGAGATGCTCGGCCTGGGTTACTATCACCCGATCTTCCCGCTGATCCCGCGCGCCGACTGGTCCGAGCAGATCGAACGCGGGCGCGCCATCGTCGAGCGCGTCTTCGGGCGCAGTCCGCGCGGCTTCTGGCCGCCCGAGCTGGCGTTCTCGATGGAGATGATCCCAGCCCTGGTCCGGGCCGGCTACGAATACGTCATCGTCGATGGTATGCATGTGCGTCCCGAGGATGGCGTCAACGACATCTTCCGGCCCTATATCGCCTGCCATGACGGGGTCTGCATCACCATCGTGCCGCGCGATCGCGACGTCTCGAACGCCCAGGGACGGGGACTGAACCCAGGCTGGTTCCGCGATGATCTGTCCTGGCGCTCCACGGTCTCGCCGCGCCCGGACGCGGCGCGGCTCTTCACCACCTGGTCCGACGGCGAGAACGGCGGCTGGTTCAGACAGACGCACGAGCCATCCGGTTTCTTCGGTCACTTCTTCGCGCCCTATATGGAGCAGTGCCGCGCCGGCGACTATTCGATCACGCCCGTGCTGCTCGGCGACCATCTCGATCACTGGCGCCCGAGTACTCATGCCCGGATCCAGACCGGCTCCTGGAACGTCGGCGCCTCCCAGGCCGAGGATCTGTCGCGCTGGGCCGGGTCCGAGATCCAGCGCCGGGCCGTCGACGAGGTGCACCGGCTGAGTGAGCGCTACTGGTCGCTCTGCCGGTCGCGGCCGGACGTCTATCAGATCGCGGGCGAGGCCCTGGTGTGCGCGCGACGTCAGATCCTCGAGGCCGAGACGAGCTGTTTCCTGTACTGGGGCGATGCCTGGATTCCATATCTCCAGGCGCGCACCCGACCCGCCGCCGCCGCGCTCGATGCGGTCGAAGCCGCCCTGTGTGCCCATCCGTCCATGTCCAGGGTGTGA
- a CDS encoding glycogen synthase, which produces MHIAMVSAECAPIAKAGGLGDFVQGLARELARVGERVEVILPAYDVLRFDALERPRPLGIELQVPFGGESIACPVLGLSLAGYECRLIAPRSAHGFFERGRIYGEPDDAERFAFFSRALVEYVSRPESRPDVLHCNDWQTGLVPVLLAERRTAIGRIPVCYSLHNVGYQGWVEAELLARVGLDAARLLTPERLADPGDPRRANLMKGGIAAADAVNTVSPRHAWEIRNTEQGMGLQPWFQRYGYKFGGILNGIDETVWNPLTDPLIPANFGPECLERKALDRHALRARLGLEEAADRPIIAIVSRLDRQKGVELIAHGIRYGLNAGAQIALLGSAIEPAIAERFAQLKSRLETNPHAHLELGYDESLAHLIYAGADLILIPSLYEPCGLTQLIAMRYGTVPIARRVGGLADTIRDANYSSAPFESRNGYLFDEPTTESLEGAMDRALGLWRDFPGYFSRLRLNGMLGDYSWRRPAREYLALYAYAREASGVGASSRI; this is translated from the coding sequence ATGCACATCGCCATGGTCAGCGCCGAGTGCGCGCCCATCGCCAAGGCCGGCGGTCTCGGTGACTTCGTCCAGGGTCTGGCGCGTGAGCTGGCGCGTGTCGGCGAGCGCGTCGAGGTCATCCTGCCGGCCTACGACGTCCTGCGGTTCGATGCCTTGGAGCGACCGCGTCCGCTCGGCATCGAGTTACAGGTTCCCTTCGGGGGCGAATCGATCGCCTGCCCGGTGCTCGGTCTGAGCCTGGCCGGCTATGAATGCCGGCTGATCGCGCCCCGCTCGGCGCATGGCTTCTTCGAGCGCGGGCGGATCTATGGCGAGCCGGACGACGCCGAGCGGTTCGCCTTCTTCTCGCGCGCCCTGGTCGAGTATGTCTCGCGCCCGGAGTCGCGGCCGGACGTGCTGCATTGCAACGACTGGCAGACGGGTCTGGTGCCTGTGCTGCTCGCCGAGCGCCGGACGGCGATCGGGCGGATTCCGGTCTGCTACAGCCTGCACAACGTCGGCTATCAGGGCTGGGTCGAGGCCGAGCTGCTGGCGCGGGTCGGTCTGGATGCGGCACGTCTGCTCACACCCGAGCGGCTGGCCGACCCCGGCGATCCGCGCCGAGCCAATCTCATGAAGGGCGGCATCGCGGCGGCGGATGCCGTCAACACCGTCTCACCGCGCCATGCCTGGGAGATCCGGAACACCGAGCAGGGGATGGGGCTGCAACCCTGGTTCCAGCGTTACGGCTACAAGTTCGGCGGTATCCTCAACGGCATCGACGAGACGGTCTGGAATCCGCTGACCGATCCGCTCATCCCGGCGAACTTCGGCCCCGAGTGCCTGGAGCGCAAGGCGCTCGACCGTCATGCCTTGCGCGCGCGTCTCGGGTTGGAGGAGGCCGCCGACCGGCCGATCATCGCCATCGTCAGCCGTCTGGATCGACAGAAGGGCGTCGAACTCATCGCGCACGGCATCCGGTATGGGCTGAACGCCGGCGCCCAGATCGCGCTCCTGGGCAGCGCGATCGAACCGGCGATCGCCGAGCGCTTCGCGCAGCTCAAATCGCGACTGGAGACCAACCCGCACGCCCATCTCGAACTCGGTTACGACGAGTCGCTGGCACACCTGATCTATGCCGGGGCCGACCTGATCCTCATCCCCAGTCTCTACGAACCCTGCGGGCTGACCCAGTTGATCGCCATGCGCTATGGCACCGTGCCGATCGCGCGCCGGGTCGGCGGCTTGGCCGACACCATCCGGGACGCCAACTATTCCAGCGCCCCCTTCGAGTCGCGCAACGGCTATCTCTTCGACGAACCGACCACGGAATCCCTGGAGGGGGCCATGGACCGGGCGCTCGGACTCTGGCGCGATTTCCCCGGATACTTCAGCCGGTTGCGTCTCAACGGCATGCTGGGCGACTATTCCTGGCGCCGGCCGGCTCGGGAGTATCTCGCACTCTATGCCTACGCGCGGGAGGCTTCCGGCGTCGGGGCCTCGTCCAGGATATGA
- a CDS encoding PilZ domain-containing protein → MIPDKTVDERRCYRRVPWTGHARIFPLSPEALSAVPGIREVTSRDISEGGMQVRSAQMVPIHSRLLVELESSETSAWIRAVGSVAWISPSMSDEPWRLGIEFSDVGDLARAGIRHILDEAPTPEASRA, encoded by the coding sequence ATGATCCCAGACAAGACGGTCGATGAGCGGCGGTGTTACCGACGGGTGCCCTGGACGGGACACGCACGGATCTTTCCACTCAGTCCGGAGGCGCTCAGCGCCGTTCCAGGTATCCGGGAAGTAACCTCGCGCGACATCAGCGAGGGCGGTATGCAGGTGCGCAGTGCACAGATGGTGCCGATCCACTCGCGGCTGCTGGTGGAGCTGGAGTCGAGCGAGACCTCGGCCTGGATCCGGGCCGTCGGCTCGGTGGCCTGGATCTCGCCGTCGATGAGCGACGAACCCTGGCGTCTGGGGATCGAGTTCTCGGATGTCGGTGATCTGGCACGGGCCGGGATCCGTCATATCCTGGACGAGGCCCCGACGCCGGAAGCCTCCCGCGCGTAG
- the folP gene encoding dihydropteroate synthase produces MSRPQSPRPPRLMGILNITPDSFSDGGRYLEREAAVARALRMLEEGADILDIGGESTRPGSAPVPPEEQERRILDVIRQLRDGIPATIPLSIDTTWARVARAALAAGADWINDTSAGLDDPDMLPLAAELQAPIVLMHRRGTPQTMQTAPEYADVVGEVRDHLAARAEAALAAGVRECDILLDPGIGFGKDQEHNLTLLAGLGRLVDLGFPVLLGTSRKRFLGALCGDVAADERVAATCATTALGVMQGVEIFRVHDVAANRQAADVAWAIACRSTGE; encoded by the coding sequence ATGTCCAGACCTCAGTCACCACGTCCACCACGCCTCATGGGCATCCTCAACATCACGCCGGACAGCTTTTCCGACGGCGGCCGTTACCTGGAACGCGAGGCGGCCGTCGCGCGGGCGCTCAGGATGCTGGAGGAGGGCGCCGACATCCTCGACATCGGCGGTGAATCGACCCGTCCCGGCTCGGCTCCGGTTCCGCCCGAGGAGCAGGAACGGCGCATCCTGGACGTGATCCGGCAGTTGCGCGACGGCATCCCTGCTACGATCCCGCTGAGTATCGACACCACTTGGGCGCGTGTCGCGCGCGCGGCGCTCGCCGCCGGCGCCGACTGGATCAACGACACCTCGGCCGGACTCGACGATCCCGACATGCTGCCTCTGGCGGCTGAACTTCAGGCCCCCATCGTGCTCATGCACCGTCGCGGCACGCCGCAGACCATGCAGACCGCGCCCGAATATGCGGACGTGGTCGGCGAGGTGCGCGACCATCTGGCGGCGCGTGCCGAGGCGGCGCTGGCCGCCGGTGTGCGCGAGTGCGACATCCTGCTCGATCCGGGCATCGGTTTCGGCAAGGATCAGGAGCACAATCTGACACTGCTGGCTGGACTGGGTCGCTTGGTCGATCTGGGGTTCCCTGTCCTGCTCGGGACGAGCCGCAAGCGCTTCCTCGGCGCGCTCTGTGGCGATGTGGCCGCCGATGAGCGCGTGGCGGCCACCTGTGCCACCACGGCGCTGGGTGTCATGCAGGGCGTGGAGATCTTTCGCGTGCACGATGTGGCCGCCAATCGGCAGGCCGCCGACGTCGCCTGGGCCATCGCATGCCGCTCGACAGGTGAGTGA
- a CDS encoding penicillin-binding protein 1A: MNKTNDTARSSGSGAARRSGSRSASRWFFQLVGSGLGAPLQVLTLGLVGAGVFVAFTLPELPDVQTLRNAQLQEPLRVYSADGRLIGEFGIERRRPVSIRQIPPLIIDAFLATEDSRFFEHRGIDTQGLGRALLSYLTTGEKAQGGSTISMQLTRNVFLSPEKTFQRKLAEVLLTLHVEQTLTKEEILELYLNRIFFGHRAYGISAAAAFYYDKALDRLTIAEAAMLAGIPKAPSTNNPITNPERALERRDHILGRMLELGYIDADQHAAAVATPDTAQAHRRGPDLEAGYVAEMARAEIVRFYGEDAINRGYRVTTTLEPRLQLAAQEAVRGALREYDRRHGYRGPEATLDIAGLSAAELDARLEEVTRVPGLTAGLVTQVSSSGAQVYIGRGERVELTRQALSWARTQRNLARWQGAKRHGPNAVAVGDLVRLARSSKGDWTLSPIPAVSGALVALDPHDGAVRALVGGYAFSDSKFNRAVDMRRQPGSSFKPFVYAAALDKGWTPASLLRDQAVKLTGNQRWNPKNADHKELGPISMRRSLALSRNLASINLLQSVGLEDAQNYIRRFGFDTQALPLGLSMVLGTGELSPVKLAEGYAVFANGGYHVTPYFIQRIEDGDGQVVFEAKPMRACADCWYKTGDKSAATRGLAAQGQGLAERVIDPRTAYQMTSLLREVIERGTGTRAKTLDRPDIVGKTGTTNDIRDSWFAGYQAEFVTVAWMGFDDFGKLGRGEEGGKAALGMWVDFMEQALKDRPVATLEPPSGLVEVRVDPDRGVETTARSGIVELVQEEYRDALLGPEPVRVASPSGDGARRSSGSAQRSAPRVMDDLF, translated from the coding sequence TTGAACAAGACCAACGACACCGCTCGATCGAGCGGCTCGGGCGCCGCGAGGCGCTCAGGCTCGCGTTCGGCGAGCCGCTGGTTCTTCCAGCTCGTCGGCTCGGGACTCGGCGCCCCCTTGCAGGTGCTGACCCTGGGGCTGGTGGGCGCGGGCGTCTTCGTCGCCTTCACCCTGCCCGAACTGCCGGACGTCCAGACACTGCGCAATGCCCAGCTCCAGGAACCGCTGCGCGTCTACAGCGCTGATGGACGCCTGATCGGCGAGTTCGGCATCGAACGCCGCCGTCCGGTGTCGATCCGCCAGATCCCGCCCCTGATCATCGACGCCTTCCTCGCCACCGAGGACAGCCGCTTCTTCGAGCATCGCGGCATCGACACCCAGGGACTCGGGCGCGCGCTCCTGAGCTATCTGACCACCGGCGAAAAGGCCCAGGGCGGCAGCACCATCAGCATGCAGCTCACGCGCAACGTCTTCCTCTCGCCCGAGAAGACCTTCCAGCGCAAGCTCGCCGAGGTGCTGCTGACCCTGCATGTGGAACAGACCCTGACCAAGGAGGAGATCCTGGAACTCTATCTGAACCGGATCTTCTTCGGCCATCGCGCCTACGGCATCTCGGCGGCGGCGGCCTTCTACTACGACAAGGCGCTCGACCGGCTCACGATCGCCGAGGCCGCCATGCTCGCCGGCATCCCCAAGGCGCCCTCGACCAACAACCCCATCACCAATCCCGAGCGGGCGCTGGAGCGGCGCGACCACATCCTCGGGCGGATGCTCGAACTCGGCTACATCGACGCCGATCAGCACGCTGCCGCCGTCGCCACGCCCGACACGGCTCAGGCCCATCGTCGCGGCCCGGATCTCGAAGCCGGCTATGTCGCCGAGATGGCCCGCGCCGAGATCGTGCGCTTCTACGGCGAGGACGCCATCAATCGCGGCTATCGGGTCACGACCACGCTCGAACCGCGCTTGCAGCTCGCCGCGCAGGAGGCGGTGCGCGGCGCCTTGCGCGAGTACGATCGCCGTCACGGCTATCGAGGCCCTGAGGCGACCCTGGATATCGCCGGACTGAGCGCGGCCGAGCTGGACGCCCGGCTGGAGGAGGTCACGCGCGTTCCGGGACTGACGGCCGGACTCGTCACTCAGGTCTCATCGTCCGGCGCCCAGGTCTATATCGGGCGCGGCGAGCGGGTCGAACTCACGCGCCAGGCGCTCAGCTGGGCGCGCACCCAGCGCAACCTGGCACGCTGGCAGGGCGCAAAACGGCACGGTCCGAACGCGGTCGCGGTCGGCGATCTGGTCCGGCTCGCACGCTCGTCCAAGGGCGATTGGACACTGAGTCCGATCCCGGCCGTCTCCGGCGCCCTGGTCGCACTCGATCCGCATGATGGCGCGGTGCGGGCGCTGGTCGGCGGCTATGCCTTCAGCGACTCCAAGTTCAACCGCGCCGTCGACATGCGCCGTCAGCCCGGTTCGAGCTTCAAACCCTTCGTCTATGCCGCCGCGCTCGACAAGGGCTGGACGCCTGCAAGCCTGCTGCGCGACCAGGCCGTCAAGCTCACGGGCAATCAGCGCTGGAATCCCAAGAATGCCGACCACAAGGAACTCGGCCCCATCAGTATGCGCCGCTCGCTGGCCCTGTCGCGCAATCTGGCCAGTATCAATCTGTTGCAGAGCGTCGGTCTGGAGGACGCCCAGAACTACATCCGCCGTTTCGGCTTCGACACCCAGGCCCTGCCGCTCGGCCTGTCCATGGTGCTCGGCACCGGCGAACTCTCGCCGGTCAAACTCGCCGAGGGCTATGCGGTCTTCGCCAACGGCGGCTATCACGTCACGCCCTATTTCATTCAGCGTATCGAGGACGGCGATGGTCAGGTCGTCTTCGAGGCCAAGCCGATGCGCGCCTGCGCCGACTGCTGGTACAAGACCGGCGACAAATCCGCCGCCACCCGTGGGCTGGCCGCCCAGGGTCAGGGACTGGCCGAGCGCGTGATCGATCCGCGCACCGCCTACCAGATGACCTCGCTCCTGCGCGAGGTCATCGAGCGCGGCACCGGCACCCGCGCCAAGACGCTCGACCGGCCCGACATCGTCGGCAAGACCGGCACCACCAACGACATCCGCGATTCCTGGTTCGCCGGCTATCAGGCCGAGTTCGTGACCGTCGCCTGGATGGGCTTCGACGACTTCGGCAAGCTCGGTCGGGGCGAGGAGGGCGGCAAGGCGGCGCTCGGGATGTGGGTCGATTTCATGGAACAGGCGCTCAAGGATCGCCCCGTCGCCACTCTGGAGCCGCCGTCCGGCCTCGTCGAGGTGCGGGTCGACCCGGACCGCGGGGTCGAGACCACCGCCAGGAGCGGGATCGTGGAGCTGGTGCAGGAGGAGTATCGCGACGCCCTGCTCGGTCCCGAGCCGGTCCGGGTCGCGAGTCCGTCCGGTGATGGCGCGCGCCGGAGCAGTGGCTCGGCTCAGCGCTCGGCGCCGCGTGTCATGGACGATCTCTTCTGA
- the alaC gene encoding alanine transaminase, which translates to MVAPESDFHRIKRLPPYVFNIVNELKAEARARGEDIIDFGMGNPDQGTPQHIVDKLIESAQRPDTHRYSMSRGIPRLRRAICNWYRDRFDVHLDPETEAILTIGSKEGLAHLALATMSSGDTVLVPNPAYPIHPYGFIIAGADVRHVRLTPEVDFFEELQKAIQESWPKPKMLVLNFPGNPTTQCVELDFFQKVIDIAGEHGIWVVHDLAYVDIAFDGYKAPSILQIPGAKDIAVEFFTLSKSYNMPGWRVGFMCGNKTLVSALARIKSYLDYGTFTPIQVAAIAALEGPQECVREISDMYRSRRDVLCAGLNAAGWPVEPPKATMFVWAPIPEPYRAMGSLEFSKKLLRDAKVAVAPGIGFGEYGDTHVRFGLIENEHRTRQAIRGIKEMFRRDARAGA; encoded by the coding sequence GTGGTCGCCCCCGAGTCAGACTTTCACCGCATCAAGCGGTTGCCGCCCTATGTCTTCAACATCGTCAATGAGTTGAAGGCCGAGGCGCGAGCCCGGGGCGAGGACATCATCGACTTCGGCATGGGTAACCCGGACCAGGGCACGCCCCAGCACATCGTCGACAAGCTCATCGAGTCCGCCCAGCGTCCCGACACCCATCGCTATTCGATGTCGCGCGGCATCCCGCGTCTGCGCCGCGCCATCTGCAACTGGTATCGCGATCGCTTCGATGTCCACCTCGACCCCGAGACCGAGGCCATCCTGACCATCGGTTCCAAGGAGGGTCTAGCGCATCTGGCGCTCGCCACCATGAGCTCGGGCGACACCGTGCTGGTGCCCAATCCGGCCTATCCGATCCATCCCTATGGCTTCATCATCGCCGGGGCCGACGTGCGTCATGTGCGTCTGACGCCCGAGGTCGACTTCTTCGAGGAATTGCAGAAGGCGATCCAGGAGTCTTGGCCCAAGCCCAAGATGCTGGTGCTCAACTTTCCCGGCAATCCGACCACCCAGTGCGTCGAGCTGGATTTCTTCCAGAAGGTCATCGACATCGCCGGCGAGCACGGCATCTGGGTCGTCCATGATCTGGCCTATGTCGACATCGCCTTCGACGGCTACAAGGCGCCGTCCATCCTCCAGATTCCGGGCGCCAAGGACATCGCGGTCGAATTCTTCACCCTGTCGAAGAGCTATAACATGCCCGGCTGGCGCGTCGGCTTCATGTGCGGCAACAAGACCCTGGTCTCGGCGCTGGCGCGCATCAAGTCCTATCTCGACTACGGCACCTTCACCCCGATCCAGGTCGCGGCCATTGCGGCACTGGAAGGGCCGCAGGAGTGCGTGCGCGAGATCAGCGACATGTACCGGAGCCGGCGCGACGTGCTGTGCGCGGGCCTGAACGCCGCCGGCTGGCCGGTCGAACCGCCGAAGGCGACCATGTTCGTCTGGGCACCGATCCCCGAACCCTATCGGGCCATGGGGTCGCTGGAGTTCTCCAAGAAGCTCTTGCGCGATGCCAAGGTCGCCGTCGCCCCCGGCATCGGCTTCGGCGAATACGGCGACACCCATGTGCGCTTCGGCCTGATCGAGAACGAACACCGCACGCGCCAGGCGATTCGCGGCATCAAGGAGATGTTCCGACGCGATGCGCGGGCTGGGGCCTGA